A single Acidaminococcus sp. DNA region contains:
- a CDS encoding HAD hydrolase-like protein, whose translation MAIRGILFDFDGTLANTTPLILHCFKMTVKHFRGFEPSDEEILATFGLPMPEAMARFAGNEVKVEDMLAYYRPHQLAIHDQLIRPFPTVKEGCRLLKERGIRSMIVTSKTNETCERGLNCLGLTPYVEGVVGVHDSKLHKPDPMPSRIALERLGLPGNECICVGDSPFDLMSGMAAGCKASVKVGWSSLKESYFNHYIKPDFIIKTLPQLADVIEQINDQR comes from the coding sequence ATGGCCATTCGCGGCATTCTTTTTGATTTTGACGGTACCCTGGCCAATACCACACCGCTTATTCTTCACTGTTTTAAAATGACCGTAAAACACTTCAGAGGATTTGAACCTTCGGATGAGGAAATCCTTGCTACTTTCGGCCTTCCCATGCCGGAAGCTATGGCACGCTTTGCGGGAAACGAAGTAAAAGTGGAGGATATGCTGGCCTATTATCGTCCTCACCAGCTGGCCATCCATGACCAGCTCATCCGGCCCTTTCCGACTGTAAAAGAAGGCTGCCGCCTGCTCAAGGAAAGGGGAATCCGTTCCATGATTGTGACCAGTAAAACCAATGAGACGTGCGAGCGCGGCCTTAACTGTCTGGGACTGACTCCATATGTAGAAGGCGTGGTCGGTGTCCATGACAGCAAACTCCATAAACCGGATCCGATGCCATCCAGGATTGCCCTGGAAAGACTGGGCCTACCGGGAAATGAGTGCATCTGCGTCGGAGACAGCCCGTTTGACCTCATGAGCGGAATGGCTGCCGGCTGCAAAGCCAGCGTTAAAGTAGGCTGGTCTTCCCTAAAGGAATCGTACTTTAATCATTACATTAAACCCGATTTTATTATTAAGACGCTGCCGCAGCTGGCAGACGTCATCGAACAAATCAACGACCAGAGGTGA
- a CDS encoding S-methyl-5'-thioinosine phosphorylase, with translation MRIIGIIGGTGVEDTSLFGSLTPLDVETPFGTAHCFKGNVGGNTVYFMARHGVHHSVPPHKIPYKANIFALKKLGVTEILSFTAVGSLNLALQPGTFVVTNQILDFTKGRDHTFFDGGNHPVCHIDFAYPYCPAVRERLIRALTKKNIRHAKAGCYVVTEGPRYETAAEVRMFACLGGDVAGMTQMPEAELAREAEICYANCSVVTNMGSGLSFAPLSHEEVTAMMAENSKKIAAAMHAFITDDDPVMSTCHCHEAASAVGGFHVEDF, from the coding sequence ATGCGAATCATCGGAATCATCGGAGGTACCGGCGTAGAAGACACTTCTTTATTCGGTTCCCTGACACCGCTTGATGTAGAAACTCCATTCGGAACAGCCCATTGCTTTAAGGGAAACGTGGGCGGCAACACTGTTTATTTTATGGCTCGCCACGGCGTCCATCATTCTGTACCGCCGCATAAAATTCCCTATAAAGCCAATATTTTTGCTCTCAAAAAACTGGGCGTTACCGAAATCCTTTCTTTTACCGCTGTAGGGTCCCTGAACCTGGCACTGCAGCCCGGAACTTTTGTAGTTACCAATCAGATTCTTGACTTTACCAAGGGGCGGGATCACACCTTTTTTGACGGCGGAAATCATCCCGTCTGCCATATAGATTTTGCTTACCCGTACTGCCCGGCCGTACGGGAACGTTTAATCAGGGCTTTGACAAAGAAAAATATCCGTCATGCCAAGGCCGGCTGCTATGTGGTTACAGAAGGACCGCGCTACGAAACAGCGGCAGAAGTCCGGATGTTTGCCTGCCTGGGCGGCGATGTGGCCGGTATGACCCAGATGCCCGAGGCAGAACTTGCGAGAGAAGCCGAAATCTGCTATGCGAACTGCTCAGTTGTTACCAATATGGGTTCCGGCCTCAGCTTTGCGCCTCTATCCCATGAAGAAGTAACCGCCATGATGGCAGAAAACAGCAAGAAGATTGCCGCCGCCATGCACGCTTTTATTACGGATGACGACCCTGTTATGTCGACCTGTCATTGCCATGAAGCAGCAAGCGCTGTCGGCGGTTTCCATGTTGAAGATTTTTGA
- a CDS encoding methionine gamma-lyase family protein, with protein MIDWDKIENDALACVAKASASHEKAALINTKKVLDAFAKHQVSDYYLKPSTGYAYSDTGRDELDGVFADIFHTESALVRSQFVSGTHTLAVALLGTLKPGDELIAATGEPYDTMQTIIGYPVKTPGSLVDLGVSYKQIPMKGNHPDIKAIVDAITPKTRMVHVQRSCGYSSIRKTLTVDEIGEIFKAVKAAKPDVICFVDNCYGEFIEDKEPTDVGADLMAGSLIKNPGGGIAPTGGYIVGRADLVEQASYRLTAPGLGGEMGATLGDTAREFYQGLFLAPHVALQAVKTSIFAASVFQSLGFEVSPLPEDKRSDIIQTITLNTKENLCRFCEAIQAHSPIDSHVRPIPSHLPGYQDEIIMAAGTFVQGASIELSCDGPCREPYKVYLQGGLTFEHGHIAIMAAAKQIMKSMKKD; from the coding sequence ATGATTGATTGGGACAAAATTGAAAATGACGCACTTGCCTGTGTAGCTAAAGCATCTGCAAGCCATGAGAAAGCAGCTCTTATTAACACTAAAAAGGTTCTCGATGCCTTTGCCAAACACCAGGTTTCCGACTACTATCTGAAACCCAGTACCGGTTATGCTTATTCTGATACCGGCCGTGATGAACTTGACGGCGTCTTTGCCGATATTTTCCATACCGAATCCGCCCTTGTTCGTTCCCAGTTTGTTTCCGGTACTCACACGCTGGCCGTGGCACTCCTGGGCACTTTAAAGCCCGGCGATGAACTCATTGCCGCGACCGGTGAGCCTTATGATACGATGCAGACCATCATCGGTTACCCTGTCAAGACACCGGGCTCACTTGTGGATCTTGGCGTTTCTTATAAACAGATTCCCATGAAGGGAAATCATCCTGATATCAAAGCGATTGTGGATGCCATTACGCCCAAGACGCGCATGGTCCATGTACAGCGTTCCTGCGGCTACAGCAGCATCCGGAAAACTCTGACAGTCGACGAAATCGGCGAGATTTTTAAGGCTGTCAAAGCGGCTAAACCCGATGTAATCTGCTTTGTCGATAACTGCTACGGTGAATTTATCGAAGATAAGGAACCGACCGATGTCGGAGCCGACTTGATGGCAGGTTCCCTGATTAAGAATCCGGGCGGCGGTATTGCACCGACAGGCGGTTATATCGTCGGACGCGCCGACCTTGTGGAGCAGGCTTCCTATCGCCTCACGGCCCCTGGCCTCGGCGGCGAAATGGGAGCTACCCTGGGGGACACGGCCCGCGAATTTTACCAGGGCCTTTTCCTGGCACCTCATGTGGCGCTCCAGGCAGTAAAAACCTCCATTTTTGCGGCTTCTGTATTCCAAAGTCTCGGTTTTGAAGTGTCTCCGCTGCCGGAAGATAAGCGCAGCGACATCATTCAGACGATTACACTCAATACGAAAGAAAATCTTTGTCGCTTCTGCGAAGCTATCCAGGCGCATTCCCCGATTGATTCTCATGTCCGCCCCATTCCCTCTCACCTGCCTGGTTACCAGGATGAAATCATCATGGCAGCCGGGACCTTTGTACAAGGCGCTTCCATCGAGTTAAGCTGTGATGGTCCCTGCCGTGAACCTTATAAAGTCTACCTGCAGGGCGGCCTGACGTTTGAACACGGTCATATTGCCATCATGGCGGCTGCTAAACAGATTATGAAATCCATGAAGAAAGATTAA
- the lexA gene encoding transcriptional repressor LexA — translation MAARNSDPSKKTALSPRQSQILEYIKEYTFKNGFPPAVREIGKAVGLASSASVHNNLKKLAQLGFLSWNPDKPRTYGITQDISWRQKTMVPVPLVGAVHAGNPILADENIEDTYPIPVDLLGTKDDVFMMTVEGDSMKNAGILDHDYVFVRRQNFASNGDVVVALINGEETTIKRFYRELKQIRLQPENPDYDPIVGTDNIQIMGVVVGVFRVL, via the coding sequence ATGGCAGCTCGTAATTCAGATCCATCCAAGAAAACTGCATTATCTCCCCGCCAGAGTCAGATTTTAGAATATATTAAGGAATATACCTTCAAAAATGGCTTTCCTCCTGCTGTTCGTGAAATCGGCAAAGCTGTTGGCCTTGCTTCCAGTGCCAGCGTTCATAATAACCTCAAAAAGTTAGCACAGTTGGGCTTTTTAAGCTGGAACCCCGATAAACCGCGGACCTACGGCATTACCCAGGACATCTCCTGGCGCCAGAAAACTATGGTTCCTGTGCCCCTCGTCGGTGCTGTTCATGCCGGCAATCCTATTCTTGCCGACGAAAATATTGAAGACACCTACCCTATTCCTGTGGATCTGCTCGGCACCAAGGATGACGTTTTCATGATGACGGTAGAAGGCGACAGTATGAAAAACGCCGGTATCCTGGATCACGATTACGTGTTCGTCCGCAGACAGAATTTTGCTTCCAACGGTGATGTAGTAGTTGCCCTCATTAACGGAGAGGAAACTACCATCAAAAGATTTTACCGTGAATTGAAACAGATTCGTCTGCAGCCGGAGAATCCTGATTATGATCCTATCGTCGGAACGGATAATATTCAAATTATGGGTGTTGTCGTCGGTGTATTCCGTGTTCTTTAA
- a CDS encoding amidohydrolase, protein MTYDVVIKNTEILDKNDGKTYSIGIKDGKIAYIGTEPAEGTEVIDGTNHLAVPGFVNAHTHVAMTLFRSYADDLVLMDWLQNHIWPMENNLDADAVYWGSLLGIAEMLRTGTTCFADMYFFMEDTARAAAESGIRAVLSRGLTGSSPEDGKSRLEENTALYKNWHGKCSDRIHVMYGPHAPYTCTPDYIKSVIAEASRMGAEIHMHLSETEGEVKECIKKYGKTPIALMEELGLFELGTLAAHCVHVTDDDMDIMARHHVRVAHNPQSNLKLASGVAPTASMLAKNITVGLGTDGASSNNNLDMLEEVRLAAFLAKTASGDPKAVPAREAVAMGTVYGAQAVGMPQLGRIEKGWKADIALYDMTSPEWYPRNDRYSLLAYAASSHDVDHVLVDGKLLYAKGEYKTIDIEKVCAKVEESLKRMKAKA, encoded by the coding sequence ATGACGTATGATGTAGTCATCAAGAACACTGAAATCCTGGATAAAAATGATGGTAAGACATATTCCATTGGCATCAAGGACGGAAAGATTGCTTATATTGGCACAGAACCCGCAGAGGGAACCGAAGTCATTGATGGTACCAATCACCTTGCCGTCCCCGGTTTTGTCAATGCCCACACCCATGTAGCCATGACCTTGTTCCGCAGCTATGCGGATGATTTGGTGCTTATGGACTGGCTGCAGAACCATATCTGGCCCATGGAGAACAATCTGGACGCGGACGCGGTTTACTGGGGCAGCCTGCTCGGCATTGCCGAAATGCTCCGGACCGGAACGACATGTTTTGCCGATATGTATTTCTTTATGGAGGACACGGCTCGCGCAGCTGCAGAAAGCGGTATCAGAGCCGTTTTATCCCGCGGCCTGACAGGAAGTTCACCTGAAGACGGAAAATCCCGTCTGGAGGAAAATACGGCGCTTTATAAAAACTGGCACGGCAAGTGCAGCGACCGGATTCATGTCATGTACGGTCCCCATGCGCCTTATACCTGCACTCCGGACTATATCAAATCCGTCATTGCGGAAGCTTCCCGGATGGGAGCCGAGATTCATATGCACCTTTCCGAGACGGAAGGGGAAGTCAAAGAATGCATCAAAAAGTACGGCAAAACGCCGATTGCCCTGATGGAAGAACTTGGTTTGTTTGAACTGGGCACTCTTGCGGCACACTGCGTTCATGTCACGGATGATGATATGGACATCATGGCCCGCCATCATGTCCGCGTAGCTCATAATCCGCAGAGCAACCTGAAACTTGCCAGCGGCGTTGCACCTACTGCATCCATGCTCGCTAAAAACATTACTGTCGGTCTCGGTACGGATGGTGCTTCCAGCAATAATAACCTTGATATGCTGGAAGAAGTACGTCTGGCCGCTTTCCTGGCAAAGACAGCTTCGGGAGATCCGAAAGCCGTTCCGGCGCGGGAAGCCGTTGCCATGGGTACCGTATATGGGGCCCAGGCCGTCGGTATGCCGCAGCTTGGCCGTATCGAAAAAGGCTGGAAGGCCGATATCGCCCTGTATGATATGACCTCTCCTGAATGGTACCCGCGGAACGACCGGTATTCACTGCTTGCTTATGCCGCATCTTCCCACGACGTAGACCATGTACTGGTCGACGGCAAACTGCTCTACGCCAAGGGCGAATACAAGACCATTGATATCGAAAAAGTCTGTGCCAAAGTAGAAGAAAGTTTGAAACGGATGAAAGCAAAAGCGTAA
- a CDS encoding PTS sugar transporter — protein MAKQIAVLGSSGGNLYNLGGKDPENLLGELVRQIKAAGMEVAAIQFIAASTSMDRIKPEDKAGLWTWNGSEPALVFQGTLAEVNARAAEEDAVIADKIASQKIDGAILVSADPKGANAKAFEAASKVKLTAVGTGGTSMAQAEAMGLHVVAVSGTTGTTNRTRAIANVFALAKEWNLSYHPAIGKGDTQNMKHGSLMSRISLHGVLMASLPGFIAMALTLIISKIPGLEYFEKIFNTMIDALPVIVATIACHQISGLGDVAIVAGVVTGILSVKGGLIGGMIGGIIAGALVEYLLIRCLKLNFPATTANIVAGGIAGLIAGLIVYLFIAPFATFVGDGIRGLIDTALAMSSILCGVIAGLLIWPAIMCGMYHAAILPIIMLEMEKTGSSFLGAIDMVGLVMVSAGITLANVVSPRRKDDRALAVPGLFINLAFGTFVEAAYPFMFSDKMVMIGAILSAGIGGLFVGYFNVHGTAYVPCLAAPALSNNWLGFIISMFASAFCAFCITVAANKLHNSKAEEKA, from the coding sequence ATGGCAAAACAAATTGCTGTATTAGGCAGCAGCGGCGGAAATCTTTATAATCTGGGCGGTAAGGATCCTGAGAATCTTCTGGGCGAACTCGTCCGTCAGATCAAAGCGGCAGGAATGGAAGTGGCCGCCATCCAGTTTATTGCGGCAAGTACTTCTATGGACCGCATCAAACCTGAAGACAAGGCCGGACTGTGGACCTGGAACGGCTCGGAACCGGCGCTTGTTTTCCAGGGGACTCTTGCCGAAGTCAACGCACGGGCTGCCGAAGAAGACGCTGTGATTGCCGATAAAATCGCCAGCCAGAAAATAGACGGTGCCATACTGGTCAGCGCCGATCCGAAAGGCGCCAATGCCAAGGCCTTCGAAGCAGCTTCTAAAGTCAAACTGACGGCAGTCGGTACAGGCGGTACTTCCATGGCCCAGGCGGAAGCAATGGGGCTTCACGTTGTCGCTGTGTCGGGAACTACCGGTACAACGAATCGGACAAGAGCCATTGCCAATGTCTTTGCCCTCGCCAAAGAATGGAATCTTTCTTACCACCCGGCTATCGGTAAAGGTGATACACAGAACATGAAGCACGGAAGCCTCATGTCCCGCATCAGTCTGCACGGTGTCCTGATGGCTTCGCTGCCCGGCTTTATCGCTATGGCACTGACTCTGATTATCAGTAAGATTCCGGGACTTGAATATTTCGAAAAGATATTTAACACAATGATTGACGCGCTGCCTGTCATCGTTGCTACCATTGCCTGCCATCAGATTTCCGGTCTGGGCGATGTAGCCATCGTCGCAGGTGTTGTGACCGGTATCCTGTCCGTCAAAGGCGGCCTTATCGGCGGCATGATTGGAGGTATCATTGCCGGCGCTCTCGTTGAATATCTGCTTATCCGCTGCCTGAAACTGAACTTCCCGGCGACTACGGCTAACATTGTAGCCGGCGGTATTGCGGGTCTGATTGCTGGTCTCATTGTATACCTCTTCATTGCGCCTTTTGCTACCTTCGTCGGCGACGGCATCCGCGGCCTGATTGATACAGCTCTTGCCATGAGTTCGATTCTGTGCGGCGTCATCGCCGGACTTCTGATTTGGCCCGCTATTATGTGCGGCATGTACCATGCTGCTATTCTGCCGATTATCATGCTCGAAATGGAAAAAACGGGCAGCTCCTTCCTGGGGGCTATTGATATGGTAGGCCTCGTCATGGTCTCCGCCGGTATTACCCTCGCTAACGTGGTAAGCCCGAGACGCAAAGATGACCGTGCACTTGCCGTACCGGGCCTCTTTATTAACCTTGCTTTCGGTACCTTTGTCGAAGCCGCTTATCCTTTCATGTTTTCCGATAAGATGGTCATGATCGGAGCCATTCTTTCAGCCGGCATCGGCGGACTCTTCGTCGGTTATTTCAATGTCCACGGAACTGCTTACGTACCTTGTCTTGCAGCCCCCGCACTGTCCAATAACTGGCTCGGTTTTATCATCAGTATGTTTGCTTCTGCCTTCTGTGCTTTCTGCATCACTGTAGCAGCGAATAAGCTGCATAACTCAAAAGCAGAAGAAAAAGCGTAA
- the hflX gene encoding GTPase HflX, with amino-acid sequence MEKTIFGNTEGIKKNILDRLEGMYDMTADQGQLISHELALVLRDLSAAIGREVSIYVDRKGRVISVAVGSDRNVTLPDTGSRKSRWRLSGVSCVHTHPSGAARLSSVDISALKSLRLDAMAALAWASPEAEPLLSFGMITEFSETLEPRVQEFGPYTAKEAAHLPFGRIVAAVEKILGKTAHSHETREGKERAMLISMSWGDTKSRWSAEDSVEELAELAKTAGAEVVGRFVQTRPKPDPVYFIGRGKVHEMSLFAQQEEVDLCIFDDELSPAQQRNLEQALGVRIVDRTGLILDIFAQRARTSEGKLQVELAQLQYELPRIMGQGMVLSRLGGGIGTRGPGETKLEVDRRRIRDRIAFLEDQIQKMKLSRKTQQRSRIKHEIPQICLVGYTNAGKSSLLNTLTNSDIYTQDQLFATLDPTTRQLTLPDKENCTLTDTVGFIQRLPHQLVAAFKSTLEVVKDADLLLHVVDCSNEMYHEQELAVYDVLHELGVENKRILTVYNKIDKLPEHAALPSHLERENTVAVSAKTGEGIPQLLKAIETILNEDKKEVTLLIPYSDTKTAATLHTDATVLEETYEANGVRMRVRMEKARIDKVRPYLVNG; translated from the coding sequence ATGGAAAAGACCATTTTTGGAAATACAGAAGGCATCAAAAAGAACATTCTTGACCGTCTGGAAGGAATGTATGATATGACGGCAGACCAGGGTCAGCTGATTTCTCATGAGCTGGCTCTGGTACTGCGTGACCTTTCGGCTGCCATCGGCCGTGAGGTCTCTATTTATGTCGACCGCAAAGGCCGCGTCATCAGCGTAGCGGTTGGATCTGACCGCAACGTAACGTTACCCGACACGGGGTCTCGAAAGAGCCGCTGGAGGCTTTCCGGCGTGAGCTGTGTCCATACGCATCCTTCCGGTGCCGCTCGTCTCAGCAGCGTGGATATTTCGGCCCTGAAATCACTGCGGCTCGATGCCATGGCTGCACTTGCCTGGGCGTCTCCCGAAGCGGAACCGCTCCTTTCCTTCGGTATGATTACCGAGTTTTCCGAGACGCTGGAACCGCGTGTTCAGGAGTTTGGTCCCTATACGGCAAAGGAAGCCGCCCATCTGCCTTTTGGCCGGATTGTGGCGGCTGTAGAAAAAATCCTGGGTAAAACCGCACATAGTCATGAAACCCGTGAGGGTAAGGAACGGGCTATGCTCATTTCCATGAGCTGGGGTGACACGAAGTCCCGCTGGTCCGCGGAGGATTCCGTAGAGGAACTGGCGGAACTTGCGAAAACAGCCGGGGCTGAAGTCGTCGGCCGTTTTGTCCAGACGCGCCCCAAGCCGGATCCGGTATATTTCATCGGGCGCGGGAAAGTACATGAAATGTCTCTTTTTGCTCAGCAGGAAGAAGTTGATCTTTGTATTTTTGATGACGAGCTTTCACCGGCTCAGCAGAGAAACCTGGAACAGGCGCTGGGCGTCCGCATCGTTGACCGTACCGGCCTGATTCTTGATATATTCGCCCAGCGGGCCCGCACGAGTGAAGGAAAACTTCAGGTCGAACTGGCCCAGCTGCAGTATGAACTGCCCCGCATTATGGGGCAGGGCATGGTGCTTTCCCGTCTGGGCGGCGGTATCGGAACGAGAGGCCCCGGTGAAACAAAGCTGGAAGTAGACCGGCGCCGCATCAGGGACCGGATTGCTTTTCTGGAAGACCAGATCCAGAAAATGAAACTTTCCCGTAAGACGCAGCAGCGTTCCCGGATAAAGCACGAAATTCCTCAGATCTGTCTTGTTGGATATACGAATGCCGGTAAATCGTCACTTCTTAATACGCTGACAAATTCCGATATTTACACGCAGGATCAGCTTTTTGCCACGCTGGATCCGACGACTCGTCAGCTTACCCTTCCTGATAAGGAAAATTGTACCCTGACCGATACCGTAGGCTTCATCCAGCGCCTGCCGCATCAGCTCGTAGCAGCCTTTAAATCAACGCTCGAAGTCGTGAAAGACGCGGATCTTCTGCTTCACGTCGTTGACTGCAGCAATGAAATGTATCATGAACAGGAACTGGCCGTTTATGATGTCCTGCATGAGCTTGGCGTCGAGAACAAGCGGATTCTGACGGTTTACAATAAGATCGATAAACTGCCGGAACATGCGGCGCTGCCGTCTCACCTGGAACGGGAAAATACGGTGGCTGTTTCGGCTAAAACAGGAGAGGGGATACCACAGCTCCTGAAAGCAATTGAAACGATTCTTAATGAAGACAAAAAAGAAGTCACTCTGCTGATTCCTTATAGTGATACCAAAACTGCTGCGACCCTTCACACGGATGCTACAGTGCTTGAAGAAACGTATGAAGCAAATGGCGTTCGAATGAGAGTTCGTATGGAAAAAGCCCGCATTGACAAAGTACGTCCGTATCTTGTCAACGGGTAA
- a CDS encoding M20/M25/M40 family metallo-hydrolase, giving the protein MNQFDEIKAFVTNQKESMLALWKQIVNTESGPDQIDGVNRVGNILSNEMGKAGCTVHRVKVLNAGDMVIGEWNTDVKQPPVVLMGHIDTVFTPGAAQKNPFRIDDKGFAHGPGVADMKGGDVIALYVLKALQQTGYKKRPIRLVFVPDEETLHMRSDGKARIAEAVKDAAAVFNFEPAPAKGKVVVGRYGGGPVSIRVHGIAAHSGGAPEKGRSAILEAAHKILALEAANDIPRGKLINCGAVEGGIGENTIPAECLIRIGIRFRTAAIGKEIFTLLDRVTKEHTVPDTTAELDISHTIPCMDTTEAVKKLFACVQETARDGGMGELEGIQVGGLSDAGIPIQAGIPTLCGMGVVGTGAHTYEEAADVASLTEKCILAAASICRL; this is encoded by the coding sequence GTGAACCAGTTCGATGAAATCAAAGCCTTTGTAACGAATCAAAAAGAATCCATGCTTGCGCTGTGGAAACAGATTGTCAATACAGAAAGCGGACCTGACCAGATTGACGGGGTAAACAGAGTAGGAAATATCCTGTCAAATGAGATGGGAAAAGCAGGCTGCACCGTTCACCGCGTCAAGGTTTTAAATGCCGGTGACATGGTGATTGGGGAGTGGAATACAGATGTGAAGCAGCCTCCTGTGGTCCTCATGGGACACATCGACACGGTATTCACGCCCGGGGCTGCACAGAAAAATCCTTTCCGGATTGATGATAAAGGGTTTGCTCACGGCCCCGGTGTAGCCGATATGAAGGGCGGCGATGTCATCGCGCTCTACGTTTTGAAAGCACTGCAGCAGACCGGCTATAAAAAGCGGCCCATCAGACTGGTCTTTGTTCCTGATGAGGAAACGCTTCATATGCGTTCCGACGGTAAAGCACGTATTGCCGAAGCCGTTAAGGACGCTGCGGCCGTATTTAATTTTGAACCGGCACCCGCTAAGGGTAAAGTCGTAGTCGGCCGCTATGGCGGAGGCCCTGTATCAATCCGGGTGCACGGCATTGCTGCTCATTCCGGCGGGGCTCCTGAAAAAGGGCGTTCTGCCATTCTGGAAGCAGCACATAAGATTCTCGCCCTGGAAGCAGCCAATGATATTCCCCGCGGCAAACTGATTAACTGCGGCGCAGTTGAAGGCGGTATTGGAGAAAATACGATTCCGGCTGAGTGCCTCATCCGTATCGGTATCCGCTTCCGGACAGCTGCCATCGGAAAGGAAATCTTTACACTGCTTGACCGTGTGACAAAAGAGCACACTGTCCCGGATACAACAGCGGAACTCGATATCAGCCATACGATTCCGTGCATGGATACGACGGAAGCCGTAAAAAAGCTTTTTGCATGCGTTCAGGAAACGGCCCGGGACGGCGGAATGGGAGAACTCGAAGGCATCCAGGTCGGAGGCCTTTCCGATGCCGGAATTCCCATCCAGGCAGGGATTCCGACACTTTGTGGTATGGGTGTAGTCGGCACAGGCGCTCATACGTATGAAGAAGCGGCCGATGTCGCATCCCTGACTGAAAAATGCATCCTTGCGGCAGCTTCCATTTGCCGTCTGTAA
- a CDS encoding DEAD/DEAH box helicase, with product MTETIEENVNENEVTSFEDLHIEPKILKALQDMGFEEPSPIQKGAIPLALKGEDIIGQAQTGTGKTAAFGIPIIQSLNEKDRHVQALVMSPTRELCIQVAEEIGKIGRTKRVRVLPVYGGQPIERQIRSLRNGVQVVIGTPGRLLDHLHRGTIKLDHVRFLVLDEADEMLDMGFIEDIENIIKQVPSERQTMLFSATMPRPILSISKKYMRAPKLVAIHKEIITAPTIAQYYYETRDKVDGLCRILDTTDNFKMIIFCRTKKGVDELVIALATRGYEAEGLHGDLSQSQRDRVMKKFRHNEVDILVATDVAARGLDIDNITHVVNFDVPQDPESYVHRIGRTGRAGNTGVSLTFITPREFRQLKLIERTIKTKIIRGTLPTDENVLERQREQIISKMQSVLEQDAYHDYLPIVEALEKDYDIHDIAAAALKFMQEGNKALEAPEDADTLPAALANTGARPGMVRLFINVGRSAKVTIRDIVQTISIEAEIPPRSIGKISMYDKFSFVEVPAESAEKVIGVMHRNTIRGYRVNMEPARARG from the coding sequence ATGACCGAAACTATAGAAGAAAATGTAAATGAAAATGAAGTAACCTCATTTGAGGACTTGCATATTGAACCGAAAATTTTAAAAGCGCTGCAGGATATGGGATTCGAAGAGCCTTCTCCTATTCAGAAAGGCGCGATTCCTCTTGCCCTGAAGGGCGAGGATATTATCGGACAGGCCCAGACCGGTACAGGTAAAACGGCCGCTTTCGGTATTCCTATCATCCAGTCTTTGAATGAAAAGGACCGTCATGTGCAGGCGCTTGTCATGTCACCGACCCGTGAACTTTGCATCCAGGTCGCTGAAGAAATCGGTAAGATTGGACGTACGAAGAGAGTACGCGTCCTGCCTGTTTACGGCGGACAGCCCATTGAACGGCAGATTCGTTCCCTGCGCAACGGCGTTCAGGTGGTGATCGGCACTCCGGGCCGTCTTCTGGACCATCTGCACCGCGGTACGATTAAACTCGACCATGTCCGTTTCCTCGTGCTGGATGAAGCCGATGAAATGCTGGATATGGGCTTTATCGAAGACATTGAGAACATTATCAAACAGGTTCCGTCCGAACGTCAGACGATGCTCTTTTCGGCTACCATGCCGCGCCCGATCCTGAGCATCAGTAAGAAGTATATGCGGGCACCGAAACTTGTGGCCATCCATAAAGAAATTATTACGGCTCCGACCATCGCCCAGTACTATTATGAGACCCGGGACAAAGTAGATGGCCTCTGCCGGATTCTCGATACGACGGATAATTTCAAGATGATTATCTTCTGCCGTACAAAAAAAGGCGTGGATGAACTTGTTATTGCCCTTGCAACGCGCGGCTATGAGGCGGAAGGACTGCACGGCGACCTGAGTCAGAGTCAGCGTGACCGTGTTATGAAAAAGTTCCGCCATAATGAAGTCGATATCCTTGTGGCTACCGATGTGGCTGCTCGTGGCCTCGATATTGACAACATCACCCATGTTGTTAACTTCGATGTGCCTCAGGATCCGGAAAGTTATGTGCACCGCATTGGCAGAACAGGACGTGCCGGCAATACGGGCGTTTCTTTGACCTTTATTACGCCGCGTGAATTCCGTCAGCTGAAGCTCATTGAACGGACAATCAAAACGAAGATTATCCGCGGTACGCTTCCTACGGATGAAAATGTACTGGAACGCCAGCGCGAACAGATTATTTCCAAGATGCAGAGCGTGCTGGAACAGGATGCATATCATGATTATCTGCCCATTGTAGAAGCATTGGAAAAGGATTATGATATCCACGATATTGCGGCTGCAGCCCTGAAATTCATGCAGGAAGGCAACAAAGCGCTCGAGGCTCCGGAGGATGCTGACACTCTGCCGGCAGCCCTTGCCAACACGGGTGCCCGTCCCGGCATGGTACGGCTCTTCATCAACGTGGGGCGCAGTGCCAAAGTGACCATTCGGGATATTGTGCAGACCATTTCCATCGAAGCGGAAATTCCGCCCCGCAGCATCGGAAAAATCAGCATGTACGACAAATTCAGTTTCGTAGAAGTGCCGGCAGAATCGGCTGAAAAAGTTATCGGCGTTATGCACAGAAATACAATCCGCGGTTATCGCGTCAATATGGAGCCTGCCAGAGCTAGAGGATAA